GAGAAGACAGTCGAGCACAAGAAGAGACAAAAGAAGAACTCACTATAAAGCGGAAGTTCCTCAATTGGCCAAAGATGCAACAACAGGTGAGCTGCACTTATACCACAGAGCACACTGGCACGAAGGAAAACTTTATTACAGAGGAAAAGTAGTAATGGAAAAACAAACTGAAACTAGCGAGGAGAACTAGAAATAGTTTAGAAAACCTTCATTTTCATACAAAAAACCACTCATTTTTATAAAATTTGAGTGGTTTTTTGTTGATTTTTTGTAATTTTGAAGAATATTCAAATAACAAATTATGGACATTAGAGACATACAAAATTTAATCAAATTTGTGTCTAAAGCAGAAGTTTCTGAAGTAAGATACAAAACGAAAGATTTCGAAATCACGATTAAAACTCCGCTTGGCAACGACCCGGTAAGCTACGTTCCACAACCGGCAGTATACCAAACTGCTCCATATGCAGCAGCTCCGGCTCAGCCTACAGCTCCGCAGGCAGCGGCTCCGGCAGCAGAAAAAGCTGAGGCAGCAGCTGATGAAAGCAAATACATCACCATCAAATCACCAATGATCGGTACATTCTACAGAAAACCAGCCCCAGACAAGGACGTTTTCGTAAACGTAGGCGATTCTGTAACTGAAGGAAAAGTGGTTTGCGTCATCGAAGCGATGAAACTTTTCAACCAGATTGAGTCCGAGGTTTCCGGTAAAATCGTAAAAATCCTTGTGGATGATGCTACGCCTGTGGAATATGACCAGCCACTGTTCCTTGTAGATCCATCTTAATCGGAATTTTAAATTATAAATTATAGATTTTGAATGTAATGCATTTAAAATCAATTTAAAATTCAAAATTTACAATTTAAAATTTCTAAAAAGATGTTCAAAAAAATATTAATTGCCAACCGTGGTGAGATTGCGATGCGTGTACTGCGCACGTGCAAAGAAATGGGAATAAAGACCGTAGCGGTATATTCCACTGCCGACAAAGACAGCCTCCACGTAAGATTTGCAGATGAAGCCGTGTGTATAGGCCCTGCAATGAGCAAGGATTCCTATCTGAAAATTCCAAACATTATCTCTGCCGCGGAAATCACCAATGCAGACGCAATACATCCGGGTTACGGCTTTCTTTCAGAAAATGCCAATTTCTCCAGAATCTGCCAGAAAAACGGCATTAAATTCATCGGCGCAACTCCTGAACAGATCGAAAAGATGGGCGATAAAGCCAACGCGAAAGCAACTATGAAAGCGGCCGGCGTTCCGTGTGTTCCAGGTTCTGACGGGCTGATTGAATCATACGAAGACGCAGCAAGAATTGCCGAAGAAATCGGTTATCCGGTAATGATCAAAGCCACTGCAGGCGGCGGCGGTAAAGGTATGAGAGCCGTATGGAAAGCCGAAGACCTTAAGGACCACTGGGAATCTGCAATACAGGAAGCTGTAGCAGCCTTTGGAAACGGCGGTATGTATATGGAAAAACTGATTGAAGAACCGCGCCACATCGAAATTCAGATTGCCGGCGATCAGTTCGGGAAAGCATGCCACCTTTCAGAACGAGACTGTTCCGTACAGCGTAGAAATCAGAAACTTACAGAAGAAACTCCCTCTCCGTTCATGACTGATGAACTTCGTCAGAAAATGGGCGACGCTGCAGTAAAAGCTGCGGAATTTATTGGCTATGAAGGTGTTGGAACCATAGAATTTCTGGTGGACAAGCACAGGAATTTCTATTTCATGGAGATGAATACCAGAATCCAGGTAGAGCACCCGATCACAGAGCAGGTTATTGATTATGACCTAATTAGAGAACAAATTTTGCTTGCAGCAGGAACCCCAATCTCAGGAATTAACCATTTCCCAAAACTACATTCCATCGAATGTAGGATTAATGCGGAAGATCCTTACAACGATTTCAGGCCAAGCCCAGGGAAAATCACAAGTCTGAACATTCCCGGAGGACACGGAATCCGTATAGATACTCACGTTTACAGTGGTTACACTATTCCTTCAAACTATGATTCCATGATCGCAAAAATAATTACCACAGCGCAAACCAGAGAAGAAGCGATTGCTAAAATGAAACGCGCGTTGGAGGAGTTTTATGTAGAAGGTGTAAAAACCACGATCCCGTTCCACAGGCAGCTGATGGAAGATCCGGATTACGTTGCCGGAAACTATACCACGAAGTTCATGGAAACTTTCGTGATGGACAGAAAATACGACCATTAAATAAAAACCGTCTTTCAAAAGGCGGTTTTTTAATCATTTACCTTAAATTTGTCAAAAAGTAAAAAGCAAAAAGATGTCAGCAGAAACACAGCAAAAAAACGCACAGTATTTTATTGATTTAGAGGATAAACACGGCGCCCACAATTATCATCCACTTCCGGTAGTTTTGGAACGGGGTGAAGGCGTGTACGTTTGGGATGTGGAAGGCAAAAGATATTACGATTTTTTATCAGCTTATTCTGCTGTAAATCAAGGGCATTCTCACCCTAAAATTGTGGACGCATTAGTGAAGCAGGCACAAACTTTAGCGCTGACTTCAAGAGCTTTTTATAACTCAAAATTAGGTGAATACGAGAAAAAAGTCACTTCTCTTTTCGGTTTTGATAAAGTTTTACCAATGAATTCCGGTGCAGAAGCCGTTGAAACCGCGATAAAACTTGCCAGAAAATGGGCTTACGAAGTGAAGGGCGTTCACGGTAACAACGCTAAAATCATTGTTTGCGAAAACAACTTCCACGGCAGAACAACAACAATCGTGTCGTTCTCAAATGATCCGGATGCGCACAACAACTACGGGCCATTCACACCTGGCTTCGTTAAAATTCCCTACAATGATTTAAAGGAGCTTGAAACCGTACTGGAAAAAGATGCCGAAAACATCGCAGCGTTTTTGGTAGAACCAATTCAGGGTGAAGCGGGAGTTTACGTTCCTGATGAAGGTTTCCTGAAAAAAGCGTCAGAACTTTGTAAAAAATATAATGTGCTTTTTATCGCTGACGAAGTACAGACCGGCATCGCCAGAACCGGACGCCTGATTGCGTGCCACCACGAAGATGTGCAGCCGGATGTTCTGATTTTAGGAAAAGCACTTTCTGGCGGTATGTACCCTGTTTCTGCAGTTTTGGCTAATGACAATATCATGAAAGTGATCCATCCTGGACAGCACGGTTCCACTTTCGGTGGAAATCCTTTAGCATGCGCTGTCGCAACTGCCGCTTTGGATGTGGTAGAAGAAGAAAACCTTTCAGAAAGAGCTGAAAAGCTGGGTGAAAAGTTCAGAAATGAAATCAAAAAAGTCATTGAAAAATCGGATCTGGTTCATTCGGTTCGCGGGAAAGGTTTGCTTAACGCCATCATTATCAACGATTCACAGCACTCACCAACAGCATGGAACCTTTGCCTCGCTTTAAAAGAAAACGGACTATTGGCAAAACCTACCCACGGCAACATCATCCGCCTTGCACCACCTTTGGTAATTACTGAAGAACAACTGATGGAATGTGTAGCAATCCTTGAAAAAACGATTGTGGAGTTTAAGAAGTAATTCCCGGATGAAAAAAAGAATTATTCTTGGTTTACCGACAGACAACAGTATAAACTCCGCAATACAGTCGAACTTAGAAAACCTTGATTTCGAGGTAATTAACGTAAGTTTTGACATTACAAATTTTAAATACAAAAATTTCGGCCAAAGAATTCACAATTTTTTCAGGAAAACATTTTTGAAAGACAAAAATTTCAAAAAAAGACTTAAATACAATAATCACAGGCAAGAACTGGAAAATCAGCTAAACCATTTACATCCTAAGGCGGATTATGCACTCCTGATCAGACCGGACATTTATCCCACAGAGTTCCTGGAAAAAATCAAACAAAAAGTGGGTAAAATGTATGGTTATCATTGGGACGGGCTGGCGCTTTATCCGCTTACCAGAGATGTAATTCCTTATTTTGACAGCTTTTATGTCTTTGATCCGAAAGATTATCCGCATCCGGAATTCCCTAATGTAAAACCGACAACAAATTTCTACATTGATCATGTAAAGACAAAGGAAAACCCCGAAAACGATATCTACTACATCGGATTCATGATGAAGAAGCGGATGCCGTCGATTTTGCGTTTGCTTGAAAAAATTGAGCCGCTGAATCTAAAGCTCGACGTCAACCTGTTGACGAAGGATTTAGCAAGCACTTCGGGATTAAATAAAAACATAAATTTCTTTACTGAACCGATGACTTATCAGCAAAACCTGGAAAGCATGATGAACTCAAAAGTCATTCTGGATTTTCTTGACAGTTCACATGGCGGACTTTCACTAAGGACTTTTGAGGCTGTCGGTTTTGGTAAAAAACTCGTAACCAACAATCCTTCCGTTAAATATTACGATTTCTACAATCCTGCAAATATTTTTGTCTGGGATGGTGAAAATCCTTACGGCATCGAAGAATTCCTCCAAAAACCATACGAAAAACTGCCTGAACAGATTGTTAAGAAGTATGGCTTTACGAACTGGATTAATTATATTCTCGAGATTGGACCTCATCAAAGAATCGAATTCCCTGCCGAGCTGATCAATTCTTAAAAAGGATTTTTGTCCAAGTGTGAAAATTGTCATTTGCTGCCATATTCTCCAGCCTCTGGAAAGCATTTTCTGCTAAATCGTTTCGAAGATTTTCATTAAGAATTACTTTTTCAATATTGGCAGCGAGTTTCTCTGCATCATTTTTTGGTGACACAAGACCGGTTTTACCATGAATCACCATATCTTTTGCGCCACCATCGCTGTCGGTGATCACCATTACATTTTTCTGGACGATTGCCTCGGCAACGCCCATCGGGAAACCTTCACAATTTGAAACGTTAAGGGATACTGCACTTCTTGCAAGTATCTCGTCCACGTTCGACACAAAACCCGGAAAATCAACATTATTGATATTTTGTTCTTTGCAGAAGTTTTCCATTTTTTGTCTTAAACTTCCGTCGCCCAGAATAACGAGTTTCCAGTCAGGAAATTTATTGGCTATCAAAGCCCAGGCTTTCACCGCCAGGAAGGCATTTTTATGTTTGTTCTCAAGCCTTGAGACCAATGTAATGAGTTTTTCTTTTGCAGAAACAGTACCGTTTAAAATGATTGGATTACGAACGACTTTTAATTTTTTTGCAATATTTTCATCATTTTTAAAAATAAATTTCATTTCGTCTGCCGAACCGTGACTTACGCAAAATACTCCTTCTTCAGAATTTTGAATGAATTTTTTAATCTTTTTTTTCTTGAAAGGGTAAGTGATTTTTGCGAAAAGAACTTTTTCTAAATTTGGTTTGTTCGCCTCAGAATATTTCCTGAGGTATGCGTAAGGCGAACCGTGATACTGTGGGTATGCTTTGCAGCCAGCAGCTTTTGCGCCTCTCAGAACCTCCAGTGCTATGGTCATATTATCGGCCTGAAAAATAAGATGCTTAATATCCTTTTGCTTAAGATAAGCTATCAGCTCATCAGCAAAAAATTTCTTACCCGTATTATTTTTATCGAAGATTTTTAATTCAGAATTTTCAGGATAATTCATTGATGGTTTCCCAATTCCTGATTTCAGCGAAAGCAGATAAAGGTTTTGAATTCCGTTCACCAGAAATTGCGACATAAGATTTGCCGTAACACGTTCTACTCCGCCAGCTGCCGAGTAATCTATCACGAAAAAACCGATGTTTACATTCTTATGCCGGCTTAAATCCATTTAAAATTTTAAATTGAATCAAAAATAAATATTTTTGCCTAAACTTACCTCATGACTGCATCGCTGATTATCGCAACTTACAACTGGCCCCGTGCTTTAAAGCTGGTTTTGGAAAGTGCCTTAAAGCAAACTGTTCTGCCGGATGAAATACTGATTGCAGATGACGGATCAACCTCAGAAACTAAAAATTTAGTTGAGGAATTTCAGCAAAAAACATCATTGCCCATACACCACATTTGGCATGAAGATGATGGTTTCAGGCTCTCAGAAATAAGGAACAAAAGCATAAAAGCTGCTAAAAGCGACTACATTATACAGGTTGACGGCGACACAGTTCTTCATCCAGATTTCGTGAAAAACCATCTGCATCTGGCAGAAACAAACACTTTTCTTTCAGGTTCAAGGGTTTTGCTAAGTGAAGAAGTGAGTAAAATTGCTGAACAGGAAATCCTGATAAAATTTTCACCATTTTCCAAAGGCATTAAAAACCGGTTTAATGCCACTTATCTTCCTTTGTTAAATGTTTTCAGAAAACCAAAAAACGAACCTCTGGAAAAACTGATCTTCCAAGTGCGTGGCTGCAATATGAGTTTTTGGAAAAAAGACCTGCTGGAGGTCAATGGCTACAATGAAGACATCAGAGGCTGGGGCCGTGAAGATTCAGAAATAGCACTCAGACTGTTAAAAAAAGGCGTTGGGTTCAAGAAAATCAAGAACGCTGCCATCCAATATCACCTTCATCATAAGGAAGCGCCAAAAAATCAACTGCCTTTCAACGATCAGCTTTTAAACGAAGCGAAAAAAATGAAAGCTTTTACCACCAGAAACGGCATTGAAAAACTTTAAACAATTTCATTCACAGTTCTAAAGTTTTTAAAATCAATAATTCTTAAATTTGCTGCTTAAAATTTTAAGTATGGGTAAAGTGAGGGTGCGTTTTGCGCCGAGTCCTACGGGACCTTTGCATTTAGGCGGAGCGAGGACTGCTTTGTATGATTACCTTTTTGCAAAAAATAAAGGTGG
The sequence above is a segment of the Chryseobacterium taklimakanense genome. Coding sequences within it:
- the rpmF gene encoding 50S ribosomal protein L32, with protein sequence MAHPKRRQSSTRRDKRRTHYKAEVPQLAKDATTGELHLYHRAHWHEGKLYYRGKVVMEKQTETSEEN
- the accB gene encoding acetyl-CoA carboxylase biotin carboxyl carrier protein → MDIRDIQNLIKFVSKAEVSEVRYKTKDFEITIKTPLGNDPVSYVPQPAVYQTAPYAAAPAQPTAPQAAAPAAEKAEAAADESKYITIKSPMIGTFYRKPAPDKDVFVNVGDSVTEGKVVCVIEAMKLFNQIESEVSGKIVKILVDDATPVEYDQPLFLVDPS
- the accC gene encoding acetyl-CoA carboxylase biotin carboxylase subunit, producing MFKKILIANRGEIAMRVLRTCKEMGIKTVAVYSTADKDSLHVRFADEAVCIGPAMSKDSYLKIPNIISAAEITNADAIHPGYGFLSENANFSRICQKNGIKFIGATPEQIEKMGDKANAKATMKAAGVPCVPGSDGLIESYEDAARIAEEIGYPVMIKATAGGGGKGMRAVWKAEDLKDHWESAIQEAVAAFGNGGMYMEKLIEEPRHIEIQIAGDQFGKACHLSERDCSVQRRNQKLTEETPSPFMTDELRQKMGDAAVKAAEFIGYEGVGTIEFLVDKHRNFYFMEMNTRIQVEHPITEQVIDYDLIREQILLAAGTPISGINHFPKLHSIECRINAEDPYNDFRPSPGKITSLNIPGGHGIRIDTHVYSGYTIPSNYDSMIAKIITTAQTREEAIAKMKRALEEFYVEGVKTTIPFHRQLMEDPDYVAGNYTTKFMETFVMDRKYDH
- the rocD gene encoding ornithine--oxo-acid transaminase translates to MSAETQQKNAQYFIDLEDKHGAHNYHPLPVVLERGEGVYVWDVEGKRYYDFLSAYSAVNQGHSHPKIVDALVKQAQTLALTSRAFYNSKLGEYEKKVTSLFGFDKVLPMNSGAEAVETAIKLARKWAYEVKGVHGNNAKIIVCENNFHGRTTTIVSFSNDPDAHNNYGPFTPGFVKIPYNDLKELETVLEKDAENIAAFLVEPIQGEAGVYVPDEGFLKKASELCKKYNVLFIADEVQTGIARTGRLIACHHEDVQPDVLILGKALSGGMYPVSAVLANDNIMKVIHPGQHGSTFGGNPLACAVATAALDVVEEENLSERAEKLGEKFRNEIKKVIEKSDLVHSVRGKGLLNAIIINDSQHSPTAWNLCLALKENGLLAKPTHGNIIRLAPPLVITEEQLMECVAILEKTIVEFKK
- a CDS encoding glycosyltransferase is translated as MDLSRHKNVNIGFFVIDYSAAGGVERVTANLMSQFLVNGIQNLYLLSLKSGIGKPSMNYPENSELKIFDKNNTGKKFFADELIAYLKQKDIKHLIFQADNMTIALEVLRGAKAAGCKAYPQYHGSPYAYLRKYSEANKPNLEKVLFAKITYPFKKKKIKKFIQNSEEGVFCVSHGSADEMKFIFKNDENIAKKLKVVRNPIILNGTVSAKEKLITLVSRLENKHKNAFLAVKAWALIANKFPDWKLVILGDGSLRQKMENFCKEQNINNVDFPGFVSNVDEILARSAVSLNVSNCEGFPMGVAEAIVQKNVMVITDSDGGAKDMVIHGKTGLVSPKNDAEKLAANIEKVILNENLRNDLAENAFQRLENMAANDNFHTWTKILFKN
- a CDS encoding glycosyltransferase family 2 protein, coding for MTASLIIATYNWPRALKLVLESALKQTVLPDEILIADDGSTSETKNLVEEFQQKTSLPIHHIWHEDDGFRLSEIRNKSIKAAKSDYIIQVDGDTVLHPDFVKNHLHLAETNTFLSGSRVLLSEEVSKIAEQEILIKFSPFSKGIKNRFNATYLPLLNVFRKPKNEPLEKLIFQVRGCNMSFWKKDLLEVNGYNEDIRGWGREDSEIALRLLKKGVGFKKIKNAAIQYHLHHKEAPKNQLPFNDQLLNEAKKMKAFTTRNGIEKL